The genomic segment GATCGTCTGCACGAGCCCCGCGCGATTCGCCGCGAACGTATGGCCCGGCAGCGAGCCCGGATAGTAGAAGCTGACGAAGCCCGGCTTGCCGTCGGGCCGCACGTCGACGAGCATGCACTTGCCGCGCAGATGCGGATCGCCGTCTTCGTTGTGCGCGATCGTCCGCTCGCGCGGCGTGCGCACCGCGAGCGTCGTGCAGCCGTCGGGCGCATTGTGGATCAGCTCGCCGCGGCAGTTCCAGACGAACACGTCCTGCGCATGCCAGCCGAGGCCGGCGGCAATCCCGTCGAGCTCGGCGACGAGCGCCGGAAACGCCGCCTCGGCCGCGCGGCGCAGCGCGGCGACGAACGGATGGCCGCGCCAGCGCGCGACCGCGCGCCACGCGCCGCTCTGCGCGAAGTACGCATCCATTGCCGGCCGGGCGAGCTCGCCGAGCTGCCGGCCGATGTCATGCGGCGAACCCGTCACGACGACGGGCGTAAGAAACTTCATCGGTTGTCCTGATCACGAAACATGTTTGAGAAAATCCTTCAGGCGCGGCGTCGGCGGCTGATCGATCAGCGCCTTCGGATCGCCGTCCTCGGCAATGCCGCCCTGATCCATGAACAGCAGGCGCGTGCCGACCTGCTTCGCGAAGCCGATCTCGTGCGTGACGACGATCATCGTCATCCCTTCGTTCGCGAGATCGCGCATCACCTTCAGCACCTCGTGGCGCAGCTCGGGATCGAGCGCCGACGTCGGCTCGTCGAACAGCATCAGCTTCGGCTTGATCGCAAGCGCGCGCGCGATCGCGACGCGCTGCTGCTGGCCGCCCGACAGCTCGGACGGATAGTGGTTCGCGCGCGCCTCGAGGCCGACTTTCGCGAGCAGCGCCATCGCCTGATCGCGCGCCTGCGCGCGCGACGCGCCGCGCACCTGGATCGGCCCGAACATCACGTTCTCGAGCGCGGTCATCTGCGGAAACAGATTGAACTGCTGGAACACCATGCCCGCTTCGAGCCGGATGTTGTGGATCACCGCGGCCTTGCCCTTCACGCTCTGCCCGTCTACGAGCAGATCGCCGCCCGTGATCTTCTCGAGGGCGTTGATGCAGCGGAGCATCGTCGACTTGCCCGAGCCCGACGGGCCGACCACGACCACCACCTCGCCCGCGTCGATGCGCAGGTTGATGTCCTTCAGCACCGGCACGTGGCCGAAGCTCTTCGACACGTTGCGGAATTCGACCATGCTCATAGGATGCGCATCCTTTTCTCGACGAAGCGAAGCGTGAGCGTCATCACGCCGGTGAGCACGAGATAGATCGCGGCGACCGCGGTCCAGATCTCGACCGCCTGGAAATTGCCGGCGATGATCTCCTGGCCCTTGCGCGTCAGCTCGCCGACGCCGATCACGATGAACAGCGACGTGTCCTTCAGGCTGACGATGCATTGATTGCCGAGCGGCGGAATGAGCCGCCGGAACGCGAGCGGCCCGACGATCTTCACGAGCACGCGCGGCATCGACAGCCCCATCGCGAGCCCGGCTTCGGTCAATCCTTTAGGAATGGAAAGCAGTGCGCCGCGCACGACTTCGGCGAGATACGCACCCGAGTTCAGCGTGATCGCGACGATCGCGGCCGTCAGGCCGTCGATGCGGATGTGCGCGAGCAGCGGCAGCGCGAAATAGAGAAACATCACCTGCACGACGATGGGCGTGCCGCGAATCAGCTCGATGTACACCTGCGCGAGCACGTTCAGCACGGCGGGGCCGTACGCGCGAAACATGCCCGCGATCATGCCGACGAGAAAACCGCCCGCCAGCCCGAAGAATGCGATGAAAACCGTGAGCCGCACGCCGTCCATCAGGTCCGGCAGCGCAGCCCATATCGCTGACCAATCGAATTGCACATTCAGCTCCCGATAACGTTCCGATCGACGCGGTGCCGCGCGCCGCGTCGCCCTGATGCGTCGCTCAAGACTTCGGCGGCTCGGAGCCGAACCATTTCTTGTAGATCTTCGCGTAGCGGCCGTCAGCCTTCATCTTCGCGAGCTCCGCATTGACCTTCGCGACGAGCGGGCTGCCCTTCGGGAAGCCGATGCCGTACTTGTCGCCGCTCACCGGCGCGCCCGCCACCTTCACGCGCCCCTTGCCCTCGTTGTTCACGAAGAACAGCACGTTCGGCGTGTCGTGCATTGCGGCGTCGACACGGCCCGCCTCCAGCGCGAGATACGCCTGATCGATGTTCGGGAACTGGCGGATCTCCTTGGGCTTCAGATGCGCCTTGATCCAGTCGATCGTCGCGGTGCCCGTCTTCGCGGCAATCACCTTGCCGTTCAGATCGTCGATCGACCTGATCATCGTGTCGTTCGCCTGCACCATCGCGGCGAGGCCGCTGTCGTAGTACGGGTCGGAGAAATCGATCGCCTTCCTGCGCTCCTCCTTGATCGTCATCCCGGACAGCGCGACGTCGATGTTCTGCGTCTGCAGCGCCGGAATCAGGCCGGCGAAATCCATCGGCTGGATCTTGTAGGTCCAGCCGGCGTCCTTCGCGATCTCGGCCCACAGGTCGAGATCGAAGCCGACGTACTTGTCGCCCTGCTTGAATTCGAACGGCATGAACGAAGTGTCGGTGCCGACGACGAGCTCCTTCGCATGCGCGCTCGCGAGGCTCGCGCCGACGAGCGCGACCGCGACGACTGTCTTGATGAACGAACGGCGTCCCATGATTTCTCTTCTCCGCAGTGAATGGCGATGCCCCGAGCCGACGGGGGATTGGCGACGAACACCGGCGACATCTAAACATCCGATGTCATTATCGTAATCTATGCAACATGTGTTGTCATGACGGATGCTAAGCCGCCAAAAAAGAAAGCAACAGGAATTCGTGTCGCGAGAAACCCTAGGGTCGGTGGAGGATGGGAAGGAGGGCGGAATGGCCGCGCGCGCCGGTCATGGTGGAGCGGATGTCGGAATCTCTGGCGGGGTCGGAGCAAGAACGGGCGCGCATTGCTTCGAATGACGAACCGATTCGCACGGCGGCTGCGCAGCGGAATGCGGCCGCGTCGCACACGCGCCGAAACGACGCAACGGATCAGTCCATGCTGATCGCGGACCGCCGCCCCGCGCTCAACCGATCCGCCACGCCCCCGCGCGCTCGAACGCCTGCCGC from the Burkholderia humptydooensis genome contains:
- the glnQ gene encoding glutamine ABC transporter ATP-binding protein GlnQ, which gives rise to MSMVEFRNVSKSFGHVPVLKDINLRIDAGEVVVVVGPSGSGKSTMLRCINALEKITGGDLLVDGQSVKGKAAVIHNIRLEAGMVFQQFNLFPQMTALENVMFGPIQVRGASRAQARDQAMALLAKVGLEARANHYPSELSGGQQQRVAIARALAIKPKLMLFDEPTSALDPELRHEVLKVMRDLANEGMTMIVVTHEIGFAKQVGTRLLFMDQGGIAEDGDPKALIDQPPTPRLKDFLKHVS
- the glnP gene encoding glutamine ABC transporter permease GlnP, which codes for MQFDWSAIWAALPDLMDGVRLTVFIAFFGLAGGFLVGMIAGMFRAYGPAVLNVLAQVYIELIRGTPIVVQVMFLYFALPLLAHIRIDGLTAAIVAITLNSGAYLAEVVRGALLSIPKGLTEAGLAMGLSMPRVLVKIVGPLAFRRLIPPLGNQCIVSLKDTSLFIVIGVGELTRKGQEIIAGNFQAVEIWTAVAAIYLVLTGVMTLTLRFVEKRMRIL
- the glnH gene encoding glutamine ABC transporter substrate-binding protein GlnH; its protein translation is MGRRSFIKTVVAVALVGASLASAHAKELVVGTDTSFMPFEFKQGDKYVGFDLDLWAEIAKDAGWTYKIQPMDFAGLIPALQTQNIDVALSGMTIKEERRKAIDFSDPYYDSGLAAMVQANDTMIRSIDDLNGKVIAAKTGTATIDWIKAHLKPKEIRQFPNIDQAYLALEAGRVDAAMHDTPNVLFFVNNEGKGRVKVAGAPVSGDKYGIGFPKGSPLVAKVNAELAKMKADGRYAKIYKKWFGSEPPKS